Proteins encoded together in one Papaver somniferum cultivar HN1 unplaced genomic scaffold, ASM357369v1 unplaced-scaffold_117, whole genome shotgun sequence window:
- the LOC113329794 gene encoding cell wall / vacuolar inhibitor of fructosidase 2-like, whose protein sequence is MANCSHNFVFVLPLIIIISLFNSTAGEQSNDRVDSVCNQTPNPKFCIDAIYTDPSASEANIVALAYICFRLASSNATNTLSFITDHHDQTNRSQGVTQEDGLKQCSLDYEKAENALDAALADLDSDTFELGEYAAVSAQSAVHCEHILNATMMISSSLHSELTRRNTDLKLLAGICSVISSMLVITAGEQSNERVDSICNQTSNPKFCVDAIYTDPRAPDANMVALAYISFGLAFTNATNTLSFIKELQYQRFNGPQGIFGLKQCSLAYKKAKNALDTALIDLDSDTYELEQYAAVAAQSADRCEHSLNSTRMMKQISVRSRLIRRNTDLKLLAGICSVISSKLVR, encoded by the exons ATGGCTAATTGCAGTCACAATTTTGTTTTCGTGCTTCCTCTTATCATTATAATCTCTCTGTTTAATAGCACTGCAGGAGAACAATCGAACGACCGAGTGGATTCAGTCTGCAATCAAACCCCAAATCCTAAGTTCTGCATCGATGCCATATACACGGATCCTAGTGCTTCAGAGGCTAATATAGTTGCGCTCGCTTATATCTGTTTTCGCTTAGCAAGCAGCAACGCTACAAACACCCTGTCCTTCAttactgatcatcatgatcaaaccAATAGGTCTCAAGGTGTAACACAAGAGGACGGTCTGAAACAATGTAGCCTTGATTACGAAAAGGCAGAGAATGCACTTGACGCAGCCCTCGCCGACTTGGACTCGGATACTTTTGAGCTTGGAGAGTACGCGGCTGTTTCTGCTCAGTCCGCAGTCCATTGCGAGCATATCCTGAATGCAACTATGATGATATCTTCATCATTACATTCAGAATTGACTAGGCGGAATACAGACTTGAAACTACTGGCTGGAATTTGTTCTGTCATCTCATCAATGCTTGTTAT CACTGCAGGAGAACAATCGAACGAGAGAGTGGATTCCATCTGCAATCAAACCTCAAATCCTAAGTTCTGTGTCGATGCCATATACACAGATCCTCGTGCTCCAGACGCTAATATGGTTGCGCTCGCTTATATCTCCTTTGGCTTAGCATTCACCAACGCTACGAACACACTATCCTTCATTAAAGAACTTCAATATCAACGATTCAATGGGCCTCAGGGTATCTTTGGTCTGAAACAATGTAGCCTTGCTTACAAAAAGGCAAAGAACGCACTTGATACAGCCCTTATCGACTTGGATTCAGATACTTATGAGCTTGAACAGTACGCGGCTGTTGCTGCTCAGTCCGCAGACCGTTGCGAGCATAGCTTGAATTCAACTAGGATGATGAAACAGATTTCAGTACGTTCACGATTGATCAGGAGGAATACAGATTTGAAACTATTGGCTGGAATTTGTTCTGTCATCTCATCAAAGCTCGTTCGATAA